GAAAAGATCGCTCGCGCCGGACTGGAAGCCCTGTCGCGCCGCTCGCCCTACATTATCTTGTCGCGCTCCGGCGGGGCGCGGATGCACGAGTCGGTGCTGTCCCTGATGCAGATGGCCAAGACGAGCGCGGTGCTCGCCAAGCTGCACGAGGCCCGGGTCCCCTACGTCTCGATCATGAGCAACCCGACGACCGGGGGCGTCTCGGCCAGCTTCGCCGCCTTGGGGGACGTGATCCTCGCCGAACCGAAGGCGCAGATCGGCTTCGCCGGGCCGCGGGTCATCCGGGAGACCATCAACCAGGAGCTACCGCCGGGGTTCCAGACGGCGGAGTTCGTCCAGGAATGCGGCTTCGTCGATCTCATCGTGCACCGCAAGGATCTGCGCTCGATGCTGGACCGGGTGCTCGGCTTCCTCTGCGCCTCCGCTCGCGAGGCGGCGGCAGGCAAGGAACCGGTGGATGCCACCGTGGACGCCGGCACGCCGAGCGCGGCACCGTTGCCGACGCCCGAGGTCGCGCCGTCGCCGACGGCGGTGGTCGAACTTCCCGAAACTACGCCGCGTCAGATCGGCCGGCATGGACCTGCCTAGCCCAGCCCAGGCTTTCACTCCCGAGATCCGCTTCCTCTACGATCTGCAGCGTGGCGAGACCCGTCTCGGCCTGGAGACGACGCGACGGCTGCTGCAGTCCCTCGGCTCTCCGGAGCGGCAGGTGCCGGTGGTGCACGTGGCGGGGACGAACGGCAAGGGTTCCACCACCGCCTACGCCGCCGCCATGCTGCAATCGGCGGGGTGGCGCGTGGGGCGCTTCACCTCACCCCACGTGCTCTCGGTGGAAGAGCGAGTGTGCATTGACGGCGTGCCCATCGAGGCCAGCGCCTTCGCAGCGCGGGTGCGCGAGGCGCGGCCGCACATCGAGCGCTCTGGGGCCTCGTTCTTCGAGGCCATGACCGCGCTGGCCGCCTGGATCTTCGCCGACGCCGGCGTGGATGCGGCGGTGTACGAGGTCGGTCTCGGCGGGCGGCTGGATGCGACGAACGCGCTCCCGGCGCAAGTCTCCATCGTCACCAGCATTGGCCACGACCACGAAGCGATCCTCGGACGCGGGTTGCGCGCCATCTGCAGCGAGAAGCTCGGCATCGCCCGCCCCGGCGTGCCGCTCTACGCCGCGCTCGAGCGCCGCGATCTGGTGCTCCTGGCGCGGGAACACTGCGCTCGCCAAGGCGCCCCGTTCCATCTCCTGCCGCCGCAGCTGGTGCAGGTGCACGGACTCGAGCTCGGCGGCGGCATGCAGTTCTCTCTCGCGGTCCCGGGCGGTGAACGCCTGTGGACCCACTTCCTCGGGGCGCACTATGGGCGCAACGCGGCGCTCGCCGTCCTGGCGGCGACGGAGCTCGTGGAGCGGCGCGGCGCCGGACGGATCGACGTGCCGCGGGCCACTGCCTCAGCCTTCCTGCCCGGACGCTTCCAGCTGCTACCGCAATGGAAGGGGTCGCCGCTTCTCATCCTCGATGTGGCCCACAATCCCGAAGCACTGCGCTCGACGCTGGAAGTGGCGCGAGCGGTGCTGGGGTCGGCGCGTCCCTCTGTCGTGCTCGGCATGCTGCGCGACAAGCACCTCGGCGGTGCCAGCGAGTTCCTCCGCGGCTTCGCCCGGCGCGTCTGGGTCACGGCACCGGCGGTGGCGCGGGCCTGGGAGCCGCAAGAGGCGGCCGCGGAGCTGCGGGCCAGCGCCCCGG
The sequence above is a segment of the Candidatus Krumholzibacteriia bacterium genome. Coding sequences within it:
- the accD gene encoding acetyl-CoA carboxylase, carboxyltransferase subunit beta, with translation MSWLHRAKQGVKIQRTAEKRDLPEGMWMKCPGCSEIIYRVELEKNLWVCNSCSYHFPLSARQYVEVLTDPESFVETYRSITSLDPLDFRDAKEKYRLKLKKTMLRTNLTEAVLTGRARLHGRDVVLGVFDFAFLGGSMGSVVGEKIARAGLEALSRRSPYIILSRSGGARMHESVLSLMQMAKTSAVLAKLHEARVPYVSIMSNPTTGGVSASFAALGDVILAEPKAQIGFAGPRVIRETINQELPPGFQTAEFVQECGFVDLIVHRKDLRSMLDRVLGFLCASAREAAAGKEPVDATVDAGTPSAAPLPTPEVAPSPTAVVELPETTPRQIGRHGPA
- a CDS encoding cyanophycin synthetase, whose amino-acid sequence is MDLPSPAQAFTPEIRFLYDLQRGETRLGLETTRRLLQSLGSPERQVPVVHVAGTNGKGSTTAYAAAMLQSAGWRVGRFTSPHVLSVEERVCIDGVPIEASAFAARVREARPHIERSGASFFEAMTALAAWIFADAGVDAAVYEVGLGGRLDATNALPAQVSIVTSIGHDHEAILGRGLRAICSEKLGIARPGVPLYAALERRDLVLLAREHCARQGAPFHLLPPQLVQVHGLELGGGMQFSLAVPGGERLWTHFLGAHYGRNAALAVLAATELVERRGAGRIDVPRATASAFLPGRFQLLPQWKGSPLLILDVAHNPEALRSTLEVARAVLGSARPSVVLGMLRDKHLGGASEFLRGFARRVWVTAPAVARAWEPQEAAAELRASAPDLEVEIEANAVTALDRAREAGAPVLVLGSHYLAGEVLPHLAAERGVPARDLVAAPQSASTAPA